The segment GCCGAATATGGGCTTGAAGTACTAATTGCACTTTCAAGATTCTGGAAACAACGGGTCAACAAATCAGGTACCAGAGGAAAATACGTAATACTGGGTGTTACCGGACCGAACGAATATGAGAATAACGTGAATAACAACTGGTATACCAATAAAATGGCTGCCTGGACATTGAAATACACTATTGAATCGCTTGATTTTGTAAAAAACGAGTATCCTGACCGGTATAATGCCATCATCGATAAAACAAACCTGGTTCCGGATTCAGAAATTCCTGTCTGGCAGGATGTCATTCAGAATATGTTTTACCCGGTTCTCCAGGAAGAAGGCATTATTCTTCAGCAGGAGGGATACATGGATAAGGAACAACTTGTGGTTTCTGACCTGTTACCATCAGAACGGCCGATAAACCAGCACTGGTCGTGGGACCGGATCCTGAGGTCTGTATTTATCAAGCAAGCCGACGTACTTCAGGGAATGTTCTGTTTTGAGGATGAATTCACCACTGATGAGATCCGCAGGAATTATCTGTTTTATGAATCACGTACGGTTCATGAGTCATCGCTTTCTCCCTGTATTCATTCCATACTTGCCAACAGGATAGGTGATGTGGAAAGGGCATACGAATTATACCTGAGGACATCGCGCCTTGACCTCGACGACTATAATCGTGAGGTATGCGAAGGCCTGCACATAACAAGCATGGGAGGAACATGGATGTCAATAGTACTCGGATTCGGAGGAATGCGGGTGAGAGATGGTATACTATGCTTCACTCCTAACCTTCCGAAACAATGGAAAAAACTATCATTCAATATAAATTTCAGGGGCAGAATTCTGCATATATCCATCTCTGACAATGAAACCAGGGTGAGTTTGCTTAAAGGCGAACCCCTTAGGGTAAATCTTAACGGAAAAATGATTAACTGTTAACGAATCTGGTACAAATGAAAACAATCAGTGTTAAAATTGCCGTCCTTCTGGTACTTGGATTAATGACATTCGCTGCGTCAGCACAATATGAGTTAAGCCATGTTGAGCCCCCTTTGTGGTGGACCGGTATGAGGAATCCTGAGCTGATGCTTACCATACACGGCAAAAACATTTCTGATCTCACTCCCCGGATCCAATACAAGGGAATCAGCATTAAAACGGTAACCCGTTCAGAAAACCGGAACTTCCTGTTCCTGACCTTACATATTGACACAGTTGCACCGGCAGGAACAGTGAATATCACTTTTGTCAATGGTAAAAAAACAGTAATTACTTATCCTTATGAATTGAGAGGAAGAAAATCACAGGAAGGCCGTTCCGGTTATAGTTCCGCCGATGTTATTTATCTTCTTATGCCCGACAGGTTTGCCAATGGTGATACGACGAATGATTCGGTTGATAACCTTCATGAAAAACTGAACCGGAAAGATCTGATGGGCAGGCATGGCGGTGATATCAAGGGGATCATTGATCATCTTGATTACCTGCAGAACCTGGGCATAACGGCATTATGGACTACTCCCCTGCTAGAGGACAATCAGCCTGAAGTATCCTATCATACATATGCCATCACCGATTACTATAAAGTTGATGGCAGGTACGGCACTAACGGCGATTACGTTAAACTCGCCGATGAATGCCATAAGAGGGGAATCAAACTGATCATGGATATGGTTCCCAATCATTGTGGCAGCGCTCACTGGTGGATGAAGGATAAACCCATGAGTGACTGGTTCCATGAATTTCCTGAATTCACACGGTCAAATTACACGATTGCTACGTGGAATGATCCGCATGCTTCGCAATTTGATAAAATGATCAATGAAAAAGGGTGGTTTGATACAAGCATGCCCGATCTGAACCAGACTAATCCCTTCGTTCTCACGTATTTTAAGCAGTTTGCCATTTTCTGGATTGAGTATGCCGGTCTGGATGGATTGCGCGTAGATACGTATCCCTACAATGACAAATATAAAATTGCCGATTGGACCCAGGCGATAAGGTATGAATACCCCTGGATAAACATTGTGGGAGAGTGCTGGCAGCACAGGCCTGAAGAAATTGCTTACTGGCAAACGGGTTCAGCCACATTCGATGGCTACGATTCACAATTACCAACCGTTATGGATTTCCCTCTCCAGGATGCATTCATGTCCTGGAACCTTGGATCGCAGCGATTTTATGAAGTATATGTTTTGGATTACGTGTATGCCAATCCGAAAAACATTCTTGTTTTCCTGGATAATCATGACACCCAACGATTTTCACAACAGATAGGTTTTGATATAAACAAATACAAATTGTCGGTTGCCCATTTGCTAACCACGCGGGGAATTCCCCAGATATACTATGGCACTGAAATTTTGATGGGCGGAGAAAAGAGCAAGGGTGATGGTGATATCCGGCATGATTTTCCGGGCGGCTGGCCTGGCGATGAAAGAAACGCCTTTACTGAAAAAGGCCGGACACCCCAGGAGAGTGAAGCGTTCAACTTTACCAGGGCCCTTTTGAATTACCGGAAATTAAATCCTGTTTTATCGGAAGGTAAAATGATTCATTTTCTTCCCCGTGACAACGTCTATGTATATTTCCGCATGTATGCAGGGAAAACAGTAATGGTGGCGCTGAACTTTTCAAACAGTGAAAAGAAAACTGAGGTTTCCCGTTTCGATGAATGCCTGAAAGGCTCAAGGAAAGCAAAAGAGATCTTCACGGGTAAACCGGTTGATCTTAACCAGCTGAGTATTCCGGCCAATGAGCCCCTGATCCTTGAAATTCAATAATTTAAACCATTCCAGTTGTATTCTTTTTGATAAAATCCCAACAATTTTATTCTTTTTAATGAAAGAATGCTAAATTTGAGTAATGACCCTAACTATCCTGAAATACCATTTTTCAGATAGAATTGTTGCTCAAATTCGTCCAGATGCCTGAGATAGATCGATTTTTATGGTCCCGGGTGAAATCGGGGGATAAAGAAGCATTCGGAATTCTTTTTGAAAAATATTATGCTTTGCTTTGCCTGATTTCCAAAAGATATACCTGCAATATGGTCACATCAAAGGAAATCATCCAGGCTCTTTTTGTGAATTTGTGGGACAGAAAGAAGGAACTCGACATTTCAGGATCAGTAAAACATTACCTGTATCAGTGTGCGCGGTATAACAGCATTCGGTATCTGCAAAAAGAAAGGAAATCTATCCGGTTTGACTTCATGTCTGAAAATGCCGAACTCGACGCGGAATTCCACGATCATATTGAATATGCGGAATTACAGGAGAAAATTGTAAGGACAATTGATGCACTGCCAGAGCAGTGTCAAAAGGTATTTAAAATGAGTCGTTTCGAGCAGCTCAAACAGAGTGAGATAGCCGACAGGTTGGGAATAAGCATAAAAACGGTAGAAACCCACATTTCGAAAGCCCTTAGGCTGTTAGAGGAAAAACTCCAGGAGGATCTTATTTAATTCCTGAATTATTTTTGAAAAAAGTCATTACCAGCTAAGGGTAAAGTCGGGTTTTTTGTTCATAACGGCAGAACCCAGCATTAAATAAACATGATTTTTTTCAAAGGCCGGATTTCAGTTGAATCTCTTGTTCAGTACCTGAATGGCACAGTGGATGAATCACTGATAACTGAAATCGAAAAATGGATTAAAACCAGTCGTGAAAATTATGCCTTTTTCAACCGTCTGAAAGATATCTGGAAAAACCAGGAAGATCTTTCCTCATTGCTTGCCGACAACAGGTTGAGTGACTGGAAGAAAGTGGCAATTGCCTGTAAGGATGAAATACCTGCCCGGCATACTTCAAAAAATATGTTTGTTTCTCCATGGTGGCGGAGAATTGCAGCCGCCATACTGCTACTGGTGTTTTCCATGCTTGGTTATTTTGCCGGGATGGTGAAGCAATCAAACCCGGCCAGGCTGGCTACTTCAGGAATGCATGAAATTACCGTTCCTGAGGGAGTTAAATCGAAATTGAAATTATCTGACGGCACAATCTTATGGATCAATGCAGGCACCACAATCCGGTTCCCGAATTCTTTTATAGGAACTACACGGGATGTATGGCTGGATGGTGAAGCGTATTTTGAAGTCTCAAAGGATAAAGCACATCCTTTTTATGTGCATACAAGTGATGTGGATGTAAAAGTATATGGTACAAAGTTCAACCTTAAAGCTTACAATGAGGAGGATGTCTTTGAGGCCACCCTGATAGAAGGTCTTGTCAGCCTTGAAACCCGGAACATGCTGAATAAAGTTAAAGAAGAAGTATTTCTTGAACCTAATCACAAAGCTGTTTATCTGAAAAAGAACCCTAAAACGATAGCAACAGAGATCGTAAAAACGATTTCACAACCAATTAAACCAAGACAGATCCTCATCTCTAATCCGATAGCTGTAGAACCGGTTATTGCCTGGCGTGACGGCAGGCTCGAATTAAACGACGAAAAACTTGAGAATATCGCCGTCAAACTTGAAAGGCGTTATGGAGTGGTAATAAAGATGCAGGACGAAGATATGAAGGACTTGCGTTACACGGGGATTCTTAATAACATTTCAATTGAACAGGCATTGAAAGCCATCCAGTTGACGACCGATTTTGATTATGAGATCCATGATAACATAGTGATCATAAAAGACTCAGGAAAAAATAAAAGAAAATAATTAGTATTCACAAATCCCGGATTGCCTATGAAGATATAACCTGACAAGAAAAAAGAAACCGGAAAATGCTGGCACATTCTCCGGTAACAGCCAAGTTAATTCCGCAATGGTGACTGAACATCGGATTGCGGTAGTATTAACCATTAACCGTTTCAATATTATGAAAAAAAACAAACAAAATGATGCTATTTCCCTAAAAACTGGCATTAATAAACTACTATTAATCATGAAGCTAACCTTCTTTATGGTGATGGTAAATATCCTTGCAGCCACGGCAGCCGGATATTCACAAACAGCCAAAGTAAGTCTTGATCTTAAAAATGCCACCCTGAAAGAAGTATTGACTGAAATTGAAGCCCAAACCGACCTTTCATTTATTTACAAATCCGATTTGGTAGATGCCGAGCAGAAAGTTGATATTCAGACCTCGGACGCCTCAATTGAGCAGGTACTGGCATATCTGTTCACCGAACGAAACATAAGGTGTGAGATTCTTGATCAAAGCCTTATTGTTTTGTTGCCCAACACAAATTCCGCGCAGCAGATCAAAGTGACGGGTGTCGTAACCGACGGTACCACAAATGAGCCTTTGCCCGGTGTGAACATTTTAATTGAAGGGACCAGCCAGGGCGTGATAACCAGCGTGGATGGCACTTTCTCCATTGAAGTTCCGGCAAAGACCTCGGTACTTCTTTTCTCTTACATCGGATATCTCTCCGAAAAAATTGAAGTGGCTGAACAAACGGTCATTAATGTAAAACTGATGCCTGATGTAACCAATTTGCAGGAAGTTGTAGTGGTGGGTTACGGAACAACAAGGAAAGCCACTGCCACCGGAGCCGTTACATCAACTAAAGGGTCTGAGATTCAGAAATCACCTTCAACGAACATGACCAATAACCTGATTGGCCGTTTGCCTGGTGTAGTTTCAGTTACCCGAAGCGGTGAACCCGGTCAGGACAATTCAGTCCTGCGTGTCCGGGGTACTAATACAATCGGCAATAATGATCCTTTGATTGTTGTTGACGGAATTTCAGGCCGCAGTATGGCACGTCTTGATCCGAGTGATATTGAATCAATAACCGTTCTTAAAGATGCTTCTGCCGCAATTTACGGGGCTCAGGCAGCGAACGGTGTTATATTGATTACTACAAGGCGGGGTCAAATGGGAAAGCCTAAAATCACAATAACTGTAAATGGTGGATTCAACCGGCCAACCCGTATTCCTGAAATGGCTGATGCTGCTACCTATGCTGAAATGCTTAATGAAATCAAGTATTATGACAAACCTGAAGATGGCAGGTTTCAAAAATATACTCAGGAAGACTTAGACTTATTCAGAAATGGAAAGGATCCCTGGGGACATCCGAATACCGACTGGTTTGGTGAAGTATTTAAAAAGAATTCAAATCAGAATTATGAGAATGCTTCCATATCCGGTGGAAATGAAAACATGAAATACTTCCTGTCGTTGGGTTCCAGGTACCTTGATGGTATTTATAAACACAGTGCCACCAATAACAAACAATATGATTTCCGCACAAACATCGACGGAAAAGTTTCAAAGCATATTGATCTTGGATTTGACGTTTCAGGCAGACAGGAAAATTATAATTATCCCACCCGGTCAGCGGGTGATATTTTCAGAATGCTGCAAAGAGGCAAACCCAATATGGTTGGTTATTGGCCCAGCGGAGAACCGGGACCTGATATTGAATATGGTGATAATCCGGTTGTTACAACTACAAATGCTACTGGGTATGACAAAGATAAATACTATGTTCTTGAAAGCAATCTCAGGACTAATATCACTTTGCCATGGATAAAGGGTTTGACCATCACAGCCAATGCTGCCTTTGACAAAACCATTCGATTCCGGAAACGTTTCCAGACTCCATGGTATTTGTATACCTGGAATGGCAATCCCGATCATATTCTTGAACGAGGTAAGAGAGGTCTGGAAGCTCCTCAATTAACAGAAGAGGTTCGTGATCAATATACGATTACATGGAATGCCTATGCTACCTATGAAACAACCTTTAAGGATATACATACCCTTAAAGCTATGGTTGGGACAGAACGCCAGCAAGGACATGGCGATTATTTGTATGCATTCAGGAAGAATTTTATCTCGGCTGCAATAGATCAAATGTTCGCAGGAAATATTGATAAATATCTTTACAATGATGGTTATGCTGATCAGAATGCCCGTTTAAACTATTTCGGACGTGTGAATTATGATCTGATGCAGAGGTATATGCTTGAATTTGTCTGGAGATATGACGGATCCAATAAATTTGCCAGGGGTAAGCAATTTGGATTTTTCCCTGCATTTTCTTGGGGATGGCGTGTTTCAGAGGAAAGTTTTTGGAAAAACAACATCAGCTTCATCAATAACTTCAAATTACGTGGATCATGGGGTCAAACCGGAAATGACAGAATTAAGGAATACATGTATTTGTCTACTTATATATTAGGTTCCGAGTTTTATGATTTCAATGTAAACGAGCAAAATAAGTTATTATATGAAGAACGTGTTCCGAACCCTGATGTTATGTGGGAAGTGGCCACACAAACCAATATCGGATTTGAATCCCTCTTATTCAATAAACTGAGTTTTGAATTCGATTATTTCAGAAATATCCGGAAAAACATTCTTTGGAAAAGTCAAGCTTCAAACCTGGAAACATCAGGATTTACTCCCCCTGATTTGAATATTGGTAAAGTTTTAAACAGAGGAATTGACTTTATTATTGGATACAGAGATCGTATGGGTAGTTTTGATTATGACATCTCCATTAACGGAGGTTATTCTAAAAATGAAATTCAGTATTGGGATGAAGTCCCAGGAAGACCTGCATACCAGCAATCTACCGGACATCCTATACCTACTGATCCCAATAATTACGACAGTGATCTCTACTACCAGGCAATAGGAATATATGACACAGATGCTGAAGCACAAGCAGATCCGGCTCATTTTCCCAATGCTATGGGTGGCGATATTAAATTCAAGGATGTAAACAAAGACGGTGTGATTGATAAATTGGATATGGTGCGAAGCGATCACAATAATATGCCAAGGTTTATTGGCGGGGCCAGTATTAATTTGAGATACAAGCAGTTTGACGCATCAATTCTCATCCAGGGAGCAGCCGGGGCACAGCTTTATATATCTCCCGAATCAGGTGAAATCGGAAACTACCTGAAGGAATTTGCCGTTAACAGGTGGACTCCTGAAAATACTGGTGCAACCTATCCGCGTGCATGGAATCGTGATGAGGAATACTGGAGAAACCGTTCAAATACATTCTTCCTCAGAAAAACTGATTATATCCGGTTAAAGAATATCGAAATTGCCTATAACATTCCGGTCAAAATCAATCAAAAACTTGGTATTGACGGGCTAAGGATCTATGTAAACGGTATGAATCTCATGACTCTCGATAAACTGAAAGTTTATGATCCCGAGCTTGATAACAGTGCCGGAACGGCTTATCCACTGCAGAAAATCGTTAATGCAGGCGTAACTTTAACCTTCTAAATTTCAGAGATATGAGAAAGATATTATATATTGGAATGTTATTTACAGCAATAGCATTAACCTATACATGCGAAAATCCGCAGGATTTCCTGGACAAAAAGCCCTTGGGAGCTTATTCTGAAGTTGATGTTTGGCAAGATCTTAACCTGATTGAGCCTTTTGTTAATGGCATTTATAAGAATGCTATCGGACGGCCTTTTGCCATTGAGCGACTTTCTGATTTTGTTGATGAATCCCATTTTACTCCGGACTGGGGTGTGACCAACTTCAATAAATCACTCATGACACAAGACAACCTGGAAGGATGGTCAGTAGATTGGGCAACCCCTCAGACCTATCAAACGCTTCGCTGGGGTCCTATCTGGAAAAATGTAAGAGCATCCAATCTTTTCTTTATGAAAATAAATGAAGCTGTTGTTATAGATGAAAAAGACCAGGAATTAAAGGATCGAATGATAGGTGAAGTTTACTTTCTTAGGGGGCTGATTTATCATAAACTGGTTTGTCTTTTCGGTGGTGTACCAATCATCACAAAGGTTTATACACTTAAAGATGACAAACAGGTAGCAAGAAATACCTATGCAGAATGTATTGATTTCATTGTAGGACAGCTTGATTCAGCGGCCATGTATCTTCCTGAAGAATATTCCGGTTCTGATCTTGGACGGGTAACCAAAGGAGCTGCATTGGCTTTGAAATCGAGAGTACTATTATACGCTGCCAGTGATTTACATCATAACATGGCCACCTATGCACCGGGTTATGCACATCCCGAATTACTGGGATATACAACCGGTGATCAGACTGCCCGCTGGCAGGCTGCCCGGGATGCGGCCCAGGATGTAATGGATATGGGTATTTATGATCTGTTTAAAAAGGATCCTGCTTCCTCCGATTCTATTGCACAAAATTTCGTCGATTATTTTACTACCAAAGGATTCACTGAAGAGGATATCTTGTTGCAGTTCTTTTCAACCAAGTCAACAAATGAAGGCTGGGCAAATTATAATCCTGCATTATATTGTGGTCCTAATGGTTATCATAACTGGGGAAACAACTGTCCTTTAGGAGACCTGGTTGATGATTACGAAATGAGGGACGGGTCGAAGTTTGACTGGAGTATTCCGGCTGAGAAGGCACATCCTTATAACAATCGTGATCAAAGGTTCTATGCAACCATATTATATGAGGGTGTTCAGTGGAGAACCCGTCCATCAGACGCTTTGGCTATGGACCCATTCAGTAAAATCCAGGTCGGCGCTGTTTGGGATCTTGCTGGTACCAACAGGCTAAAAGCCGGTTTGGACACCCGCCAGGGACCTATTGAAGACTGGAACGGAGGATATACAGGATATTACGTACGAAAATTTGTTGATCCTACTCTTGATCCGCAGTATGTTGCACAAGAGGTACCTTTCCGCCATATCCGCTATGCAGAAATTCTGTTAAATTATGCTGAAGCCTGCATAGAATTGGAAGACTATACCCCTGCAATAGACGCTATCAACCAGATTCGTCATCGTGCCGGCCAGCCCGATCTTGATGCCGGATTGACAGGTGAGGCACTGATGGAAAAGTATAGGAATGAGCGGAGAATAGAGCTTGCTTATGAAGATCACCGCTTCTGGGATGTAAGAAGATGGTTAATCGGACCCCAGGCCTATCACCAGACTCATGCTGTATCCGTTAAATATTTTACCGAAACAACCAATGATGACAGTGATTGGACCAGATTTTTTATACCTCCCGAAAATTATCAGGGTACCAGAAAGCCTGATTCATACAGACAAGTTGACGGTAAAACATGGGGTACTCCTGTTTATGAAAGTATCACAAGCCCTGCTGGCGACCAGCGTACATGGGACGATAAATGCTATTTCTTCCCGATCATGAGGGATGAAATGGGCAGAAACTCGCTATTGATTCAGAATCCGGGCTATTAATACCTATTAAACCCTCATCTAATTCAGGAAGCAATTCTGGTTTCAGAATTGCTTCCTTATTTATGACAATTTACTAGTTTCGTAGTAAGGAAATAAACTATAAGTATGAAACTCATCATGAAACAGCTGATTGCTTTTGTATGCCTTGTCCTGGTATGCTTTACGGGTAATTCCCAGGTGATAGGACCTGAACTTGAAGATCCTGAAATTACCGGTGTGAATAACCTTCCTCCGCATGTGTGGGCAATCCCGTTTCCCGACATAAAGAGCTTTTCTAACCAGAAACCTCTTGAATCACCCTGGTGTAAAGTGCTCAACGGAAACTGGAAATTCTTCTGGTCGCGGAATCCGCTTGAAAGGCCTGTCGATTTTTATAAACAGGACTATAACGTTTCATCATGGAAGGAAATTCCCGTACCTTCCGACTGGCAGATGTATGGGTATGATTATCCGATCTACACCAACATTCAGTATCCGTTCCATGCTGATCCGCCAATGAACGTAAAAGATCTGAATAAGCCTGAAATGCGCGATCTGCAGGCAAACGAAAATCCCTCCAAAGCTAATCCCCCCTATATTCCCAAGGAATTTAACCCGGTGGGTTCATACAAATATACCTTCACCGTTCCATCCGATTGGAAAGGAAAACGGATTGTGCTTCATTTTGACGGTGTAAATTCCGCTGCATATTATTGGCTCAACGGGGTGAAGCTAGGATACAGCGAAGATGCCAAAACCCCTGTTGAATTTGATATTACCGATAAACTGACCGCCGGCGACAATACCCTGGCGGTTGAAGTTTACCGCTGGAGCGACGGTTCATACCTTGAAGACCAGGACTTTTTCCGTTTAAGCGGAATTGAAAGAGACGTGTTTATTTATGCGACACCAAAGGTGCATATTTATGACTATTTTGTGCAGACTGACCTGGTTAACAATTATACCGATGCCGACCTTTCAGTTGCCGTAGATCTTAATAATTACCTGCCGAACCTGGCAGCAGGCAGTTATACACTCGATATGCGCCTTGATGATAAAAACGGCAAAGAAGTAGTAGCTTCAAGTCAGAAGGTTACTATTAGCGGAAAGGCGTCCACAACGGTTACATTTAAAGAAAACATTAAAAATCCTCTGAAATGGACTGCCGAAACGCCTGACCTGTATCAGCTCACCCTTATTCTGAAAGGCGGTAAAGAAACCGAGGTTATCGGTTCAAAAATCGGGTTCCGTGAAGTTGAAATTCTGAACGGCCGTTTATGCATTAACGGAAAGCCCATTTATCTGAAAGGAGTAAACCGGCACGAACATGATGAAAAAACGGGCCATGTGATTTCTGAAGAAGGAATGCTTAAAGACATTGAATTACTGAGGCAGTTCAATGTAAATGCGGTCCGTACCTGCCATTATCCGAATTCTCCGCGTTGGTATGAACTCTGTGATCAATATGGAATTTACCTGATCGATGAAGCTAATATT is part of the Bacteroidales bacterium genome and harbors:
- a CDS encoding glycoside hydrolase family 13 protein — translated: MKTISVKIAVLLVLGLMTFAASAQYELSHVEPPLWWTGMRNPELMLTIHGKNISDLTPRIQYKGISIKTVTRSENRNFLFLTLHIDTVAPAGTVNITFVNGKKTVITYPYELRGRKSQEGRSGYSSADVIYLLMPDRFANGDTTNDSVDNLHEKLNRKDLMGRHGGDIKGIIDHLDYLQNLGITALWTTPLLEDNQPEVSYHTYAITDYYKVDGRYGTNGDYVKLADECHKRGIKLIMDMVPNHCGSAHWWMKDKPMSDWFHEFPEFTRSNYTIATWNDPHASQFDKMINEKGWFDTSMPDLNQTNPFVLTYFKQFAIFWIEYAGLDGLRVDTYPYNDKYKIADWTQAIRYEYPWINIVGECWQHRPEEIAYWQTGSATFDGYDSQLPTVMDFPLQDAFMSWNLGSQRFYEVYVLDYVYANPKNILVFLDNHDTQRFSQQIGFDINKYKLSVAHLLTTRGIPQIYYGTEILMGGEKSKGDGDIRHDFPGGWPGDERNAFTEKGRTPQESEAFNFTRALLNYRKLNPVLSEGKMIHFLPRDNVYVYFRMYAGKTVMVALNFSNSEKKTEVSRFDECLKGSRKAKEIFTGKPVDLNQLSIPANEPLILEIQ
- a CDS encoding RNA polymerase sigma-70 factor, encoding MPEIDRFLWSRVKSGDKEAFGILFEKYYALLCLISKRYTCNMVTSKEIIQALFVNLWDRKKELDISGSVKHYLYQCARYNSIRYLQKERKSIRFDFMSENAELDAEFHDHIEYAELQEKIVRTIDALPEQCQKVFKMSRFEQLKQSEIADRLGISIKTVETHISKALRLLEEKLQEDLI
- a CDS encoding FecR domain-containing protein, with translation MIFFKGRISVESLVQYLNGTVDESLITEIEKWIKTSRENYAFFNRLKDIWKNQEDLSSLLADNRLSDWKKVAIACKDEIPARHTSKNMFVSPWWRRIAAAILLLVFSMLGYFAGMVKQSNPARLATSGMHEITVPEGVKSKLKLSDGTILWINAGTTIRFPNSFIGTTRDVWLDGEAYFEVSKDKAHPFYVHTSDVDVKVYGTKFNLKAYNEEDVFEATLIEGLVSLETRNMLNKVKEEVFLEPNHKAVYLKKNPKTIATEIVKTISQPIKPRQILISNPIAVEPVIAWRDGRLELNDEKLENIAVKLERRYGVVIKMQDEDMKDLRYTGILNNISIEQALKAIQLTTDFDYEIHDNIVIIKDSGKNKRK
- a CDS encoding TonB-dependent receptor: MKLTFFMVMVNILAATAAGYSQTAKVSLDLKNATLKEVLTEIEAQTDLSFIYKSDLVDAEQKVDIQTSDASIEQVLAYLFTERNIRCEILDQSLIVLLPNTNSAQQIKVTGVVTDGTTNEPLPGVNILIEGTSQGVITSVDGTFSIEVPAKTSVLLFSYIGYLSEKIEVAEQTVINVKLMPDVTNLQEVVVVGYGTTRKATATGAVTSTKGSEIQKSPSTNMTNNLIGRLPGVVSVTRSGEPGQDNSVLRVRGTNTIGNNDPLIVVDGISGRSMARLDPSDIESITVLKDASAAIYGAQAANGVILITTRRGQMGKPKITITVNGGFNRPTRIPEMADAATYAEMLNEIKYYDKPEDGRFQKYTQEDLDLFRNGKDPWGHPNTDWFGEVFKKNSNQNYENASISGGNENMKYFLSLGSRYLDGIYKHSATNNKQYDFRTNIDGKVSKHIDLGFDVSGRQENYNYPTRSAGDIFRMLQRGKPNMVGYWPSGEPGPDIEYGDNPVVTTTNATGYDKDKYYVLESNLRTNITLPWIKGLTITANAAFDKTIRFRKRFQTPWYLYTWNGNPDHILERGKRGLEAPQLTEEVRDQYTITWNAYATYETTFKDIHTLKAMVGTERQQGHGDYLYAFRKNFISAAIDQMFAGNIDKYLYNDGYADQNARLNYFGRVNYDLMQRYMLEFVWRYDGSNKFARGKQFGFFPAFSWGWRVSEESFWKNNISFINNFKLRGSWGQTGNDRIKEYMYLSTYILGSEFYDFNVNEQNKLLYEERVPNPDVMWEVATQTNIGFESLLFNKLSFEFDYFRNIRKNILWKSQASNLETSGFTPPDLNIGKVLNRGIDFIIGYRDRMGSFDYDISINGGYSKNEIQYWDEVPGRPAYQQSTGHPIPTDPNNYDSDLYYQAIGIYDTDAEAQADPAHFPNAMGGDIKFKDVNKDGVIDKLDMVRSDHNNMPRFIGGASINLRYKQFDASILIQGAAGAQLYISPESGEIGNYLKEFAVNRWTPENTGATYPRAWNRDEEYWRNRSNTFFLRKTDYIRLKNIEIAYNIPVKINQKLGIDGLRIYVNGMNLMTLDKLKVYDPELDNSAGTAYPLQKIVNAGVTLTF
- a CDS encoding RagB/SusD family nutrient uptake outer membrane protein, which encodes MRKILYIGMLFTAIALTYTCENPQDFLDKKPLGAYSEVDVWQDLNLIEPFVNGIYKNAIGRPFAIERLSDFVDESHFTPDWGVTNFNKSLMTQDNLEGWSVDWATPQTYQTLRWGPIWKNVRASNLFFMKINEAVVIDEKDQELKDRMIGEVYFLRGLIYHKLVCLFGGVPIITKVYTLKDDKQVARNTYAECIDFIVGQLDSAAMYLPEEYSGSDLGRVTKGAALALKSRVLLYAASDLHHNMATYAPGYAHPELLGYTTGDQTARWQAARDAAQDVMDMGIYDLFKKDPASSDSIAQNFVDYFTTKGFTEEDILLQFFSTKSTNEGWANYNPALYCGPNGYHNWGNNCPLGDLVDDYEMRDGSKFDWSIPAEKAHPYNNRDQRFYATILYEGVQWRTRPSDALAMDPFSKIQVGAVWDLAGTNRLKAGLDTRQGPIEDWNGGYTGYYVRKFVDPTLDPQYVAQEVPFRHIRYAEILLNYAEACIELEDYTPAIDAINQIRHRAGQPDLDAGLTGEALMEKYRNERRIELAYEDHRFWDVRRWLIGPQAYHQTHAVSVKYFTETTNDDSDWTRFFIPPENYQGTRKPDSYRQVDGKTWGTPVYESITSPAGDQRTWDDKCYFFPIMRDEMGRNSLLIQNPGY